The following proteins come from a genomic window of Melioribacteraceae bacterium 4301-Me:
- a CDS encoding metallophosphoesterase has translation MTLFYRILLVVLIFASIEFVAVKRAGKAFSKIFPRINKSKFSKYVRWLLIFVNLFPVFIIAGIIYNMISGSNFVYPPESILVNFILVFPFWIAILIMIQAVLLWLPVDLLKYIFIFILWRKKEQVKLLADKYVVAIIAFCVLYVPVRVVYDYYKISVRPVEYVKKNLPHELDGFKITFISDLQADPYTNSNRLKNYIQKVNETSPDLVLIGGDMITSTPDYINESAEYVGKIKSKYGVYSCVGDHDNWAYSNDSKRNLSEIENALAKYNVKMLDNKKIIIPVKKSKIGISFVTNTYVEHINNTELDSLTNLPEGNDFNILLTHQPRQYIIDEAIKKKFDLMLAGHTHGGQITFLFPFFNLSPTLLETKYVRGDFYFGNLMLIVTRGLGMSIAPFRYNSTPEITVIRLTSS, from the coding sequence ATGACCCTCTTTTATCGAATACTGCTTGTTGTATTAATTTTTGCATCAATAGAATTTGTCGCTGTTAAGCGCGCTGGAAAAGCTTTTTCCAAAATTTTTCCGAGGATTAATAAGAGTAAATTTTCAAAATATGTCAGATGGCTTTTAATTTTTGTTAATTTATTTCCAGTATTTATTATTGCAGGTATAATCTATAATATGATCTCGGGTTCGAATTTTGTTTATCCGCCGGAATCAATCTTAGTGAATTTTATTTTGGTTTTTCCTTTTTGGATAGCTATACTAATTATGATTCAAGCTGTATTATTGTGGCTGCCCGTCGATTTACTTAAGTATATATTTATTTTTATACTTTGGAGAAAAAAAGAACAAGTAAAACTTTTAGCCGATAAATATGTTGTTGCAATTATAGCCTTTTGTGTTCTGTATGTACCTGTTCGAGTAGTTTACGATTATTATAAAATCTCAGTTCGTCCAGTTGAATACGTTAAAAAAAATTTACCGCATGAATTAGATGGATTTAAAATTACATTTATTTCTGATTTACAAGCCGATCCATATACAAACTCAAATAGACTCAAGAATTACATACAAAAAGTTAATGAAACAAGTCCCGATTTAGTTTTGATAGGCGGAGACATGATAACTTCCACACCGGATTATATTAACGAAAGTGCGGAATATGTTGGTAAAATAAAATCAAAGTACGGGGTTTATTCTTGCGTTGGTGATCATGATAATTGGGCATACAGTAATGATTCAAAAAGAAATTTAAGTGAAATAGAAAATGCTCTTGCCAAATACAATGTAAAGATGCTTGACAACAAAAAAATTATAATTCCAGTGAAAAAATCTAAAATTGGAATTTCTTTTGTGACTAATACTTATGTTGAACATATTAACAATACAGAACTTGACAGTCTAACAAATTTACCTGAAGGAAACGATTTTAATATTTTACTTACACATCAGCCTCGTCAATATATTATAGATGAGGCAATTAAGAAAAAATTTGATTTGATGCTTGCTGGTCATACGCACGGCGGACAAATTACTTTCTTGTTTCCTTTTTTTAATCTTTCTCCAACTTTGTTAGAAACTAAATATGTAAGAGGTGATTTTTATTTTGGAAATTTAATGCTGATAGTTACAAGGGGACTTGGAATGTCGATAGCTCCGTTTCGTTATAATTCAACACCAGAGATTACTGTAATAAGATTAACTTCTTCTTAA